Genomic segment of Calditerricola satsumensis:
GGCGCGACGTCGGGTTGGCGGAAAGGAGCGCTTCCAGGCGCGAGGCGATGCGCTCGCGCATCTCCGCCGCGGCGGCGTTGGAAAAGGTGACCACGAGCAGGCGGTCGACGTCGACGGGCTCGGCGTCGTCGACCAGCCGCCGCACCACCCGCTCGGTGAGCACCGCCGTCTTCCCCGAGCCCGCCGCGGCCGTCACCAGCACGTTCGCGCCGCGGAGGCAAATGGCCTGCCACTGTTCATCGGTCCACGGGCTGCCCTCCGGTTTGGGGGGCACGGTGGGCATCGCCTTCCCTCCCCTCTTCGCTCATGAGCATCCAGGCCGCCTCCCCGCGCACGTCGGCCAGCGGGCGCACGCGCGGGGCGTCGATCAGGGCGTCAAACTGGCACACCGGTCGGTACGGGCAACGGGCGCACGCCCGCTCCGCCTTGAGCTGGTACGGAGAGATGGCCACCACGCCGCTGGCCAGCTCCTGCGCGAGACGCGCCGCCTTGGCCCGCACAAATCGGCGCAGGACGGCCCATTGGTCGGCGGTGAGGACGGCGTCGGTGCCGCGCCCGCTGACGGTGCCGTCCTTTTTGCGGTAGCCCGGCACGACGTCGGAGTGCCCGCTTTCCCACTGCGCATCCAGCAGGCCCGCCGCCTCCCCGTCGGCCGTCACAAACCCGCGCAGCCGGAACGCCCGCAGGCGCAGGCGGTCAACATCCGCATCGTCCTGGGCCTTGGCGCCGTCGACGAGGGGGCGATGGGGGCGGAAGAGAAACATTCCGGCGGGCACGGCCTCCTGCCCCTCCGCCTCGGCGGCGGCCAGCGCCACCTCGAGGTACAGCGGAAGCTGCAGGGCCAGGCCGTGCACCACCTGGGCCAGCGACACCGTCGCCGCCCCCGTCTTGTAGTCGATCACCCGCACGTACCGCTTGCCCCCGACATCGGCGAAATCGACGCGGTCGATGCGCCCGACCAGCTCAACCGGGGTCCCGTCGGAAAGCTGCAGGCGCAACCCCGGAAGCGCTTGGCCCGCGCCAAAGGGCGCCTCCAAGGCCATCGGACGAAAGGCGCCCCGCCGCCCCTGTTCGGCCAGGGCGGCCAGGCTGTCCGCCACCACGCGCGCCAGAGCCCGCAGCCAGTGGCCCATGCGGCGGGTGCGCAGGCGTGCAGCCA
This window contains:
- a CDS encoding PD-(D/E)XK nuclease family protein; translation: PSPALRGLAAQLRRARAGQPVDAVWWDAYNWLVAHPMWGPRMRAVARVAVQGNEEGPLAEETRRALYGSVLSVSVSRLETFAACPFRHFAAYVLRLEPRRLARLEAADMGTLLHAALRIAVERLWDRGGWAAADVAACRELAEDAVARAAQEMGVAARLRTRRMGHWLRALARVVADSLAALAEQGRRGAFRPMALEAPFGAGQALPGLRLQLSDGTPVELVGRIDRVDFADVGGKRYVRVIDYKTGAATVSLAQVVHGLALQLPLYLEVALAAAEAEGQEAVPAGMFLFRPHRPLVDGAKAQDDADVDRLRLRAFRLRGFVTADGEAAGLLDAQWESGHSDVVPGYRKKDGTVSGRGTDAVLTADQWAVLRRFVRAKAARLAQELASGVVAISPYQLKAERACARCPYRPVCQFDALIDAPRVRPLADVRGEAAWMLMSEEGREGDAHRAPQTGGQPVDR